One Telluria mixta DNA window includes the following coding sequences:
- a CDS encoding TorF family putative porin — protein sequence MYRIRFLFPALLLATGGAHAQTSDAPAFTANVALTSQYVSRGFRQTWGQPAIQGGVDWTHPSGWSAGTWMSSVSDKFIEGGTVEWDLYGGYAGTVGDISYGAQVYYYRYPGATLQATHTSYDYGEIVASLGYKWLSAKYWLTYTPDYFGYNSSSLGIGSDLHSRGSGYLDLNGTFDLGHDTSLLVHYGQERVRNFAAYSFRDARIALSTSFAGGWTLTGACTRGWGRTDVYDRYTTGALDSGGRPAISNPLRPTFLASLARTF from the coding sequence ATGTACCGCATCCGTTTCCTCTTCCCGGCCCTGCTGCTCGCCACCGGGGGCGCACACGCGCAAACTAGCGACGCGCCTGCGTTTACCGCCAACGTGGCACTGACCTCGCAATACGTGTCGCGCGGCTTCCGCCAGACGTGGGGCCAGCCCGCGATCCAGGGCGGCGTCGACTGGACGCACCCGAGCGGCTGGTCGGCCGGCACGTGGATGTCGTCCGTCAGCGACAAGTTCATCGAGGGCGGCACCGTCGAGTGGGACCTGTACGGCGGTTATGCAGGCACCGTCGGCGACATCAGCTACGGCGCCCAGGTCTATTACTACCGCTATCCCGGCGCGACGCTGCAGGCCACGCATACGAGCTACGACTATGGCGAAATCGTGGCGTCGCTCGGCTACAAGTGGCTCAGCGCGAAGTACTGGCTGACGTACACGCCGGACTACTTCGGCTACAACAGCAGCTCGCTCGGCATCGGTTCCGACCTGCACAGCCGCGGCTCCGGCTACCTGGACCTGAACGGCACGTTCGACCTCGGCCACGACACGTCGCTGCTGGTGCATTACGGCCAGGAACGCGTGCGCAACTTTGCCGCGTACAGCTTCCGCGACGCGCGCATCGCGTTGTCGACGTCGTTCGCGGGCGGCTGGACGCTCACGGGCGCCTGCACACGCGGCTGGGGACGGACCGACGTCTACGACCGCTACACGACCGGCGCCCTCGATTCGGGCGGCAGGCCGGCCATCTCCAACCCGCTGCGTCCGACATTCCTGGCCTCGCTGGCCAGGACGTTCTGA
- the betA gene encoding choline dehydrogenase — MDAIEDYDYIIVGAGSAGCVLASRLTEDADVTVLLLEAGGPDWRFDWRTQMPAALAYPLQGTTYNWAYVTEPEPHMNNRRMTQGRGKGLGGSSLINGMCYIRGNAMDYDGWAQEKSLDNWSYADCLPYFRKAETYDKGANDYHGGDGPLHVTTPTADCNPLFKAFIRAGEQAGYAATDDLNGYRQEGFGPMDRTTTADGRRCSTSLAYLDTARQRPNLTVHTRALADRIVFERQRAVGVAYLQGDQPRQARARREVIVSNGAIASPQLLLRSGVGNADELRAMGIAPVLHLPGVGENLQDHLEMYLQYECKQPVSLYPALKWWNKPAIGIEWYVRGTGIAASNHFEAGGFIRSSDEFAWPNLQYHFIPLAMNYDGSNPVEMHGFQCHVGSMRSPSTGYVKLASRDPRVKPRILFNYMAHDVDWREFRAGVRLTREIIGQQAMDEFRGREIKPGMMVQSDAEIDAFVRDHAETALHPSCTCKMGDVSDPMAVVDGEGRVHGAQGLRVVDASIMPKIVTGNLNAPTIMLAEKLADVIRGHTPLQRSTAPYYKAPVARDDNATARVLRVAVPA; from the coding sequence ATGGACGCAATTGAGGATTACGACTACATCATCGTCGGCGCCGGTTCGGCCGGCTGCGTGCTGGCGTCGCGGCTCACGGAGGATGCGGACGTCACGGTGCTGCTGCTGGAAGCGGGCGGCCCGGACTGGCGCTTCGACTGGCGCACGCAGATGCCGGCCGCGCTGGCATACCCGCTGCAGGGCACGACCTACAACTGGGCGTACGTGACGGAACCGGAACCACACATGAACAACCGCCGCATGACGCAGGGCCGCGGCAAGGGCCTGGGCGGTTCGTCGCTGATCAACGGCATGTGCTACATCCGCGGCAACGCGATGGACTACGACGGCTGGGCGCAGGAAAAATCGCTCGATAACTGGAGCTATGCCGACTGCCTGCCGTACTTCCGCAAGGCCGAGACCTACGACAAGGGCGCCAACGATTACCACGGCGGCGACGGTCCGCTGCACGTGACGACGCCCACCGCCGACTGCAACCCGTTGTTCAAGGCGTTCATCCGCGCGGGCGAACAGGCCGGCTACGCCGCCACGGACGACCTGAACGGCTACCGTCAGGAAGGCTTCGGCCCGATGGACCGCACGACGACGGCCGACGGCCGCCGCTGCAGCACGTCCCTCGCCTACCTGGACACGGCGCGCCAGCGCCCCAACCTGACGGTGCACACGCGCGCCCTCGCCGACCGCATCGTGTTCGAACGCCAGCGCGCCGTCGGCGTCGCGTACCTGCAAGGCGACCAGCCGCGCCAGGCGCGCGCACGCCGTGAAGTCATCGTCAGCAACGGCGCCATCGCGTCGCCGCAACTGCTGCTGCGTTCCGGCGTCGGCAATGCGGACGAGCTGCGCGCGATGGGCATCGCACCCGTGCTGCACCTGCCCGGCGTGGGCGAGAACCTTCAGGACCACCTCGAGATGTACCTGCAGTACGAGTGCAAGCAGCCCGTATCGCTGTACCCCGCGCTGAAATGGTGGAACAAGCCGGCGATCGGCATCGAGTGGTATGTGCGCGGCACGGGCATCGCGGCGTCGAACCATTTCGAGGCGGGTGGATTCATCCGCAGCAGCGACGAATTCGCGTGGCCCAACCTGCAATACCACTTCATCCCGCTGGCGATGAACTACGACGGCAGCAATCCCGTCGAGATGCACGGTTTCCAGTGTCACGTGGGCTCGATGCGCTCCCCGAGCACGGGCTACGTGAAACTGGCGAGCCGCGACCCGCGCGTCAAGCCGCGCATCCTGTTCAACTACATGGCGCACGACGTCGACTGGCGCGAGTTCCGCGCGGGCGTGCGCCTGACGCGCGAGATCATCGGCCAGCAGGCGATGGACGAATTCCGCGGCCGCGAGATCAAGCCCGGCATGATGGTGCAGTCGGATGCCGAGATCGACGCCTTCGTGCGCGACCACGCGGAAACGGCGCTGCACCCGTCCTGCACCTGCAAGATGGGAGACGTCTCCGACCCGATGGCCGTCGTCGACGGCGAGGGCCGCGTGCATGGCGCTCAGGGGCTGCGCGTGGTGGATGCGTCGATCATGCCGAAGATCGTCACGGGCAATTTGAACGCGCCGACGATCATGCTGGCCGAGAAGCTGGCCGACGTGATCCGCGGCCACACGCCGCTGCAGCGGTCCACGGCGCCCTATTACAAGGCACCCGTGGCACGCGACGACAACGCCACCGCACGCGTGCTGCGCGTGGCCGTGCCGGCCTGA
- a CDS encoding APC family permease, giving the protein MTAGILAPVHERQETHELKRTLTWKDAFWVTSGVPAGVLFTIGGVSSTIGTPAWIIWIAAILIGFIQSFVYAEISTLYPNKSGGASVYGALGWVRYSKMVAPVSVWCNWLAWSPMLAMGTSLAAGYMLSSLFPADSIINTWHWTLLDLGAVGKGLTLRVNSTFILATAFLLITFKLQHSGASAAATTQRILGIASLTPLVVIALVPLITGDMPSTNFLPLLPLTHDAAGSAVLGGWNAAGISTAMGAMFLACWSTFGFETAVCYTREFKDPQKDVFKAIFWSGVLCLFMFIAVPIAFQGSLGLAGMLKPEIIDGSGVGAAMAHFVGGGKLMFNVVVVMLVLAILLIVMTSMMGSSRTLYQASVDGWLPRYLSHVNEHGAPTRAMWTDLGFNLILLLMSDYMAILSVSNVCYMIFVFLNLQSGWIHRLDRADWPRAYKCKNWLLGLGALCGFVDLVFVGAGANFQGEHTLRNGLLTALLIVPVFVYRHYIQDKGRFPASMARDMALPHARAGVLPYVALAAAVLVVWLSARLTVIT; this is encoded by the coding sequence CTGACCGCGGGCATCCTCGCCCCGGTCCACGAACGGCAGGAAACGCATGAACTGAAACGCACCCTGACCTGGAAGGACGCCTTCTGGGTCACAAGCGGCGTGCCCGCGGGCGTGCTGTTCACCATCGGCGGCGTCTCGTCCACGATCGGCACGCCGGCGTGGATCATCTGGATCGCCGCGATCCTCATCGGCTTCATCCAGAGCTTCGTGTACGCGGAAATCTCGACGCTGTACCCGAACAAATCCGGCGGCGCGTCCGTGTACGGCGCGCTGGGGTGGGTCCGCTACAGCAAAATGGTGGCGCCCGTCTCGGTGTGGTGCAACTGGCTCGCGTGGTCGCCGATGCTGGCGATGGGCACCAGCCTCGCCGCCGGCTACATGCTGAGCAGCCTGTTCCCGGCCGACTCCATCATCAACACCTGGCACTGGACCCTGCTCGACCTGGGCGCCGTCGGCAAGGGCCTGACCCTGCGCGTGAACTCGACGTTCATCCTCGCGACAGCCTTCCTGCTCATCACGTTCAAGCTGCAGCACAGCGGCGCCAGCGCGGCCGCGACGACGCAGCGCATCCTCGGCATCGCGTCGCTGACGCCGCTCGTCGTCATCGCCCTCGTCCCGCTGATCACGGGCGACATGCCGTCGACGAACTTCCTGCCGCTGCTGCCGCTGACCCACGACGCGGCAGGCAGCGCGGTGCTGGGCGGCTGGAACGCGGCCGGCATCTCGACCGCGATGGGCGCGATGTTCCTCGCCTGCTGGTCCACGTTCGGCTTCGAGACCGCGGTGTGCTACACCCGCGAATTCAAGGATCCGCAGAAGGACGTGTTCAAGGCCATCTTCTGGTCCGGCGTGCTGTGCCTGTTCATGTTCATCGCCGTGCCGATCGCGTTCCAGGGTTCGCTGGGCCTCGCCGGCATGCTCAAGCCTGAGATCATCGACGGCTCCGGCGTCGGCGCCGCGATGGCGCACTTCGTCGGCGGCGGGAAGCTGATGTTCAACGTCGTCGTCGTGATGCTCGTGCTGGCGATCCTGCTGATCGTGATGACGTCGATGATGGGGTCCTCGCGCACCTTGTATCAGGCCTCCGTGGACGGCTGGCTGCCCCGCTACCTGTCGCACGTGAACGAGCACGGCGCCCCGACCCGCGCCATGTGGACGGACCTCGGTTTCAATCTGATCCTGCTGCTGATGTCGGACTACATGGCGATCCTGTCCGTGTCGAACGTCTGCTACATGATCTTCGTGTTCCTGAACCTGCAGTCCGGCTGGATCCACCGCCTGGACCGCGCCGACTGGCCGCGCGCCTACAAATGCAAGAACTGGCTGCTGGGCCTCGGCGCGCTGTGCGGCTTCGTGGACCTCGTGTTCGTCGGCGCCGGCGCGAACTTCCAGGGCGAGCACACGCTGCGCAACGGCCTGCTCACGGCCCTGCTGATCGTGCCCGTGTTCGTGTACCGCCACTACATCCAGGACAAGGGCCGCTTCCCCGCGTCGATGGCGCGCGACATGGCGCTGCCCCATGCCCGCGCCGGCGTGCTGCCTTACGTGGCGCTGGCCGCCGCCGTCCTCGTCGTGTGGCTGTCCGCCCGCCTCACCGTGATCACCTGA
- a CDS encoding PDR/VanB family oxidoreductase, whose product MNDTLRVRVSRIERLADGIKRFTLRRSDGLDLPAFDSGSHVVLHLDGGRFRNAYSLTSPLDDLGGYQICVRKEEASRGGSRFMHEDVREDDELHIGAPANLFGLHPGEGKHVLVAGGIGITPFLTHIQALARRDAAFELHYCFRNRAGAAALDTLPALVGPERLRLYESDAGTLLDVAALVAGQPADAHIYVCGPQPLNDAVVAAAKAAGWDAGRIHFEQFRNDVDATGGAFDVTLKKSGKTLHVGPDDTLLRVIEKAGIQVDCMCREGICGSCETVILDGVADHRDSYLSDDEKAAQKTMMLCVSRCKGSHLVLDL is encoded by the coding sequence ATGAACGATACGTTACGAGTCCGCGTCAGCCGCATCGAGCGGCTGGCCGACGGCATCAAGCGCTTCACGCTGCGCCGCAGCGACGGCCTGGACCTGCCCGCGTTCGACAGCGGCAGCCACGTCGTCCTCCACCTGGACGGGGGCCGCTTCCGCAACGCCTATTCGCTCACGAGTCCTCTCGACGACCTGGGCGGGTACCAGATCTGCGTGCGCAAGGAAGAAGCGTCGCGCGGCGGCTCGCGCTTCATGCACGAGGACGTGCGCGAGGACGACGAGCTGCACATCGGCGCGCCCGCCAACCTGTTCGGACTGCATCCGGGCGAAGGGAAGCACGTGCTGGTGGCAGGAGGCATCGGCATCACGCCGTTCCTCACGCACATCCAGGCCCTCGCGCGGCGCGACGCGGCTTTCGAGCTGCACTACTGCTTCCGCAACCGGGCCGGCGCGGCCGCGCTGGATACGCTGCCGGCGCTGGTCGGCCCGGAACGCCTGCGACTCTACGAGAGCGACGCGGGCACGCTGCTGGACGTGGCCGCGCTGGTGGCCGGCCAGCCGGCGGACGCGCACATCTACGTGTGCGGCCCGCAGCCGCTGAACGATGCCGTCGTGGCGGCGGCGAAGGCCGCCGGCTGGGACGCGGGCCGCATCCACTTCGAGCAGTTCCGCAACGACGTGGATGCGACCGGGGGCGCGTTCGACGTCACGCTGAAGAAAAGCGGCAAGACGCTGCACGTGGGGCCGGACGATACGCTGCTGCGCGTGATCGAGAAGGCGGGCATCCAGGTCGATTGCATGTGCCGCGAAGGGATCTGCGGGTCGTGCGAGACCGTGATCCTCGATGGCGTGGCCGATCATCGGGACAGTTACCTGTCCGATGACGAGAAGGCGGCGCAGAAGACGATGATGCTGTGCGTGTCGAGGTGCAAAGGATCGCACCTCGTCCTTGATCTCTGA
- a CDS encoding CBU_0592 family membrane protein, which produces MTSLSLTDATGLVGVAAYVAAHFAVQVLHASPTGRLAIALNVLGPACILVSLSGAFNLASFLTQVFWLVLTVVGWWRRRATKVVTLEGRVALQNE; this is translated from the coding sequence ATGACTTCCCTGAGCCTTACCGACGCCACCGGACTCGTTGGCGTTGCCGCCTACGTCGCCGCCCACTTCGCCGTGCAGGTGCTGCACGCTTCGCCCACCGGCCGGCTGGCCATCGCCCTGAACGTGCTGGGGCCGGCCTGCATCCTCGTGTCGCTGTCCGGCGCGTTCAACCTCGCGTCGTTCCTCACGCAAGTGTTCTGGCTGGTGCTGACGGTGGTGGGCTGGTGGCGCCGGCGCGCGACCAAGGTGGTGACCTTGGAAGGCAGGGTCGCGCTGCAGAACGAGTGA